From one Lolium rigidum isolate FL_2022 chromosome 4, APGP_CSIRO_Lrig_0.1, whole genome shotgun sequence genomic stretch:
- the LOC124647049 gene encoding 1-(5-phosphoribosyl)-5-[(5-phosphoribosylamino)methylideneamino] imidazole-4-carboxamide isomerase, chloroplastic-like, whose protein sequence is MLGGDDASRSAALEALNAYPGGLQVGGGINLENAMSYLNEGASHVIVTSYVFSDGKMNIERLTQLVELVGKQRLVLDLSCRKKDGKYAIVTDRWQKFSDVYVDGPTLERLAAYADEFLVHGVDVEGKRLGIDEELVALLGLHSPIPTTYAGGVSTMDDLERIKQAGKSRVDVTVGSALDIFGGDLPYSKVVRWHSEQRMVSQR, encoded by the exons ATGCTTGGTGGCGACGATGCGAGCCGTTCTGCTGCGCTGGAAGCGCTAAATGCATATCCTG GTGGTTTGCAAGTTGGAGGTGGAATAAATTTGGAGAATGCAATGTCTTACCTTAATGAAGGGGCAAGTCACGTGATTGTAACTTCT TATGTATTTAGTGATGGAAAAATGAACATCGAAAGACTGACGCAACTTGTCGAGCTTGTTGGGAAGCAAAGGCTTGTTTTGGACCTTAGTTGTCGAAAAAAG GATGGCAAATATGCCATTGTGACTGACAGATGGCAGAAGTTCAGTGATGTCTATGTGGATGGGCCAACATTAGAACGTCTTGCTGCCTATGCAGATGAGTTTTTGGTTCATGGAGTTGATGTGGAGGGCAAAAG GTTAGGAATTGACGAGGAACTTGTGGCACTATTGGGACTCCATTCACCT ATCCCAACAACATACGCCGGAGGTGTGTCGACAATGGACGACTTGGAGAGGATAAAGCAAGCAGGCAAAAGTCGGGTCGATGTTACTGTCGGGAGTGCCCTAGACATATTCGGGGGAGATTTGCCCTACAGTAAAGTTGTCCGTTGGCACTCGGAGCAAAGAATGGTTAGCCAGCGGTGA
- the LOC124706606 gene encoding DNA-directed RNA polymerase II subunit RPB7, translated as MFFHIVLERNMQLHPRHFGPHLRDKLVAKLMKDVEGTCSGRHGFVVAITGVEEVGKGLIREGTGFVTFPVKYQCVVFRPFKGEILEAVVTMVNKMGFFAEAGPVQIFVSNHLIPDDMEFQSGDVPNYTTSDGSVKIQKESEVRLKIIGTRVDATEIFCIGTIKDDYLGIISDPGAAS; from the exons ATGTTCTTCCACATCGTCCTGGAGCGGAACATGCAGCTGCACCCGCGCCACTTCGGCCCGCACCTCCGCGACAAGCTCGTCGCCAAGCTCATGAAGGACGTCGAGGGCACCTGCAG CGGGCGGCACGGGTTCGTGGTGGCGATCacgggggtggaggaggtcgggaaGGGGCTCATCCGGGAGGGCACGGGCTTCGTCACCTTCCCCGTCAAGTACCAGTGCGTCGTCTTCCGCCCCTTCAAGGGCGAGATCCTCGAGGCCGTCGTCACCATGGTCAACAAG ATGGGGTTCTTCGCGGAGGCTGGGCCTGTGCAGATCTTTGTGTCAAATCAT CTGATTCCTGACGATATGGAGTTCCAATCTGGTGATGTGCCAAACTACACAACTTCTGATGGATCG GTGAAAATTCAAAAAGAAAGTGAGGTTCGTTTGAAGATCATAGGCACCCGTGTTGATGCGACAGAAATT TTTTGCATCGGCACGATAAAAGATGACTATCTGGGTATTATCAGTGATCCTGGTGCAGCATCGTAA